The Alnus glutinosa chromosome 1, dhAlnGlut1.1, whole genome shotgun sequence region atgctgcaacacaacccgtaggacgagcctgcaatcgttttaggcGTGCTACAGGTGTGCTTATCAGGAGCGGGTCCCACATACATATGCGGAacgaatgggcgaaggtagataagcacattaagaaggctatgtgggacgcgctgatggtatgtttatgaatctaatttatttatttatttaaattaaacttaagattaagtttttgttaaacttttaaaattaatgcttaaattgaatgtgcaggaggagttttaTCTACATGTATCTGTAGAcgagcgcaaggcacaacacGAAGCGTGGGCTGATATTGGTCGTAAGCACcactcgtggaagtcgaagtttaGAACCAAGCTAgctattcgagacggtgacacgcccgagattatACGTGCGAGAGTGCCGGAGAAAGTTTTTGAGAGATATGACACAGGAGATGTGGAGTACCTGCTGAGtgattggtgcactgagcaaaaaagggtatgtagaTCTTTGATTGTATTACAAAATTGGAGCtcatttttaataacagttcatttaattttattactactttaagtgtatcaatgcttacatttttatgaaatgttcaatgcgtaggcgactTGTGAACGGATGAAGCGGATGCTggagcagaatgacctcccTCATTGTCTGGgctccaaaagttatgccagatttaatcacgatgaggtatgaacagatatatgtatatgtttttcatatttgtgcctaattgtttttttttttacactatatatagtattactgtttgttatatatttcaactggatggcgacaggcatgtacatctagcacgccccccactcgcgccgagtcgtcTATGAGGATGCATACAAGGAAGGACGACACTTACCTAAATGAACATACACAGGTCCtttgcgtatgctactgatctattttactaatatttctaagttatgcgtgtgataaagtatgtATTCAatacatgtgtattttatgttgacgacATACAGGAGAGAATGACGTAgggtttatccagtgatcctgcTGCCACGCAGAGCGTCTCAGAAGACagggtgcgttgggcaccgaacgacgcgtacgaacaggcggttgggaggcctgagtacgcggggagggttcggcaggttgggccgaacgttactcctgttcgtggGACGTGTTTCTCGTACAGGGCTCGCtcacaagggggaccatcttagggcacatctcgggattgggTCGAACATGCCTTGCAGACGATGCTACGTGCTGAGTGAGAGAGGAATGACGtcttggagcagcgcatgcgacaattcgaggccttcatgtcctctatgGGAGTATCACATGCATGCcttggtgctcagcagtcttcacctgcaaacgtaggtagtacgtcatctgttagtagtgcatctgcaggtatgattcatattgtgtatacgacaaaattatttttaatttgttttcattacttgtttaaatttgcatataatattatatactttaattgtttttattacttgcaggtaatgcgacaacgattggttcgttgtcgcctattggacgacggctgagccagcactcccctaCCGCTACACCATCCCTTACGCAGCAATTGCCGGTTGGCGAGTACACGCCTGGGACAGTACCTCTTGAtccgcagggacgcccttcaaaTGTGTAGATATTTtgggtaattattttttgttagtaacgaatacGTTTATTAGTATATGGTATTCAAATGTGTAGATATTGTTGTGTTGATTTGTGTAGTTAACAAacacgttattaattattgatttgtgtgatttgattttgtgataattTTGGGTCAAATAGATTTTGCAATATTTTTGGgcggaaataataaatttttttttaaaaaaaaagtaatgaaccaaaaaaattaaaaactaaattaaataaaaaattaaattaaattttaaaaaaaaaaaccacgtgTACAGTGATATACGCGGccactgtacacgtggcaaattgtacaATTCGCAACAACCGGATCTACCACGCCTCGCACACGTGGCCACTTACACGTGGCAACCTGTTTGCCCTGTGTATTGTCTCCGTACACGTGGCAACCTGCAAGTGGCAAAATGcaactttttttgtagtgattgtaAGCAACCcatcatttctctctttcaaAATCTTCATTATATGAtatgcttaaaatgttttatggAAGTTATTTAGATGTTGCAAAATCCATTTGAATACATGAGAGAATGATTTTGTTGTTGTAACTAATTAAATAGGAAGATAATTTCATGTGGCATTAAACCCATGGATATTCATGAGATTATGTACTAACCTATTCCATGGAAAACATGTATATTATGCTTAAACCTATATGTGATATTTTTACATAAGTATTGAAATAAATCCATGTGAGCCATTAAAGTATGACTTTGATGCTTTTATTAAATGACCATATGTTTTGTTAGGTTGCCAAAAGCAAGTGTTCATAAACCCAAccattttcttataaaaacttGTGAAGTCATTTAGTAACCAAAACGCATGATTTTGTAAGATGGgagtttataacaaaaaaaaacaaaaaacaaaaacaaaaacaaaaacaaaacaaaaaaacaaaaatctctcAAGTTTATGTTTGCAAAATATGTTTATATCTttgtagaaaatatatttttcttaaaaagtgAAAACTCCATAATGACCCTTTAATAATGTTATTCGTGGAAATGACCTAGGATCTCATATCATAAGTCCAGAGTTGTATATTCATatgaaatgtgattttaaaaatgagCAATGAGTATGGATTTTAGACTAAGTAATAAACttctataacaaaataaaaataaaaatcttatagTATGGttcttttgaataataaaatatttctaaacaTTAACACTTAAAGTGATGTTAAAACTACTTTATGAAAAAACGTTATTTCTCATATATGGCTTCAAGAAAGGCTTTGAGTTAAATctgaaaattttatttccatGATATGTTTGAGTGGGTATTtgatccaaaatttattaagtgaATAGCTTTATATGTGTTTTGGGCCAATGGGCCAAGTGACTAAGTGTAAAGCTCTAGTTAGGCCCATTTAGTGAGTTATGGGTCTTAATTGATTAACCTAGTTAGAAGAAGGTTCAAATGAGCCATTTTTGACCCATGCCTCCCATTAAAACAATTTTGAGAACTTTTGGAGAATaactaaatcatttaaaaaaaaaaaaaaaattgcaagattAACtctattttggtttctttattcaaaagcatgaaaatatgaacaaaataagTTAGAGTAGAATAtgatacttttcaaaaaaaaaaaattgagggaagaAATTATCAGATTTATTCCTTACCTTAATTCTTAGAAGAAAACCTTTTTAATAATGGGGGTAAAGGTTAGAAATGTCAAGTAAATTAGGACCGACTTCTAGTATGGGTTTGTGTGCCTAGCATAGGGCTAACTTAGGTGAACCTTATTGTTCATGTTTTAGCAGTTGCCGCGTACCTTTTATTGCAATATCGAGGTAAGTGGTACTCCTTACCCCTTCCAAATGCATTTCAATTCCAAGGATTATCAATTTCGTATTATACATGTTATGATAGATTACTTTGAAAGTTTAATTACCTTGCAAAAATAATGTTTCATTTTTACCTTAAATATTTTAACGACATGTACTCATTATGACATTTATCTTAATTTGTCAGTGCTTTATCTTCCCTTTGTAAATGtcatcatatgatttaaaagcTCATTTCATCAAAATGATTTAAGTTATCACTCAAGAGTGGGTACAAATGCTAAGTATCTAAATGATGATTTCAAATGAGGAAAGCTTCTATTTTAGTGATTTTTCCCAAATGAAGAAAAGTTTCGATTCATGAGAAGTTTCTAAATAAGGAAAGCTTTCATTTAAGGAAACTTTCCCAATAAGGAAATTTTTACGTAAAAAAGTAGTACCATTTTCACATGCTAAGTTATACAATTATTGAAAGTTTAAGGAAGTAAAGAATAAGCATGTTTAAGGTAAAACCAAAATATGTAAATGAatgtttttaaaacttttggccTAAGGAAAAATTAGTAGCACGGTACCGGGCTAGGATGGAGTGCACTACATTGAAGTTACAGTTACATGAAGGTGTAGCCATCGCTAAGTTGTCATGTTGAGGCACCAATAAGTTAATCAGGTGACCAGGGTACCTCGCGGCCAATAGTGTTACCAAATCCTCAAAGGTTGGATCGCACAATCCCATGCATACGGGACATAATAATATGTAAGACCATAAATGACAAGTGAAAAGATAAGTTTTTCCTCATTCAAGAATCATGTCTTTATATCGAACTTGATTTATGAAATATTTCTAGACATAAGTTTTGTTTAgtaaaactaagaaaaatgttttgagggCAGAAAATAGAGTTTAACTCAAGTAATTACTTTATGTCATATGCTTAATTAtcatctttaaattttaatgttACTTTATTTCAGAAAGTCTCAACTTCAACCGTTTTAACTCGGTTGAGAATATTACTTACAAAGCTTTTTCCTTACCCCTtactttctttcccttttctaGCCTCATGACAGTTGTTATAGGTGGCTGGGATGCTTAGGTTTTCTTGGGGGATCATGACATTCATTAATTTAAGTTACTTTTGTTGCATCCATGTGATATTGTCAAGGTGTGtctgagactttttttttttttttaaaaaaaagaataaaaaaagggggaagGTTATATATTGTTTTCTTAGGGCATTCATTATAGCAGTCACAAGTGCTTTGGATCTTAAATAGGTAATCTTTGCGCCTCTGATGATTTTAAGCTAACAAACCAACCCCCTTGGGCTTGGGTCGTTACAGTTATGCTCATTGAatcatagataaaaaaaaaaaacaaacataagaGTATTTCTTGTGATCATTGATTactatgaatattttgaagttataTCCATCGTCCTCTTTTTTTCTCGATCCTACATATTTTTTGTGTTACattattttctcaaaacaagtccaaaagattaaaaaccactcaaaactatttttaaaagcattttaaTAGGCTCATTACCTATTTGCAGATAGCAAATAATAACTGCATTTCATAATCACTCGGATGGGGATAGTAAAAAACCGGCATAGATGCAAATATCGCAAATAACTGCAtccgcatgtacacccctaaATTACAGAGCacgaaataagatttttttttttttaatacacgAAAGATGATTGTTGCTTACAGCATTAAGAAACTCACTATCATTTACTTCGTCCCAATGATAAAACGTTTATATCCCTTTATATCATTGAGATCAAATAAGACTCATTCCAGTTTAATGTTCATACTTCATAGGATAGTCgtaaataatttaatatattaattggaTTTGAGACAATCAAGCAAGTGGAAGCTTTTCACgagtttaaaattatgtgttctTTTATTATAGTATTTGATATTTGTCAGAAAGAAAATCTTAGAATTCTTAAGCGTGAGATAATTATTCCAATAAAggtaatattattttcataaattaatttttttattaggacTATACAACTTAAGTGAGAGATTAGGATTAGATAGCTTACCCTCACCTTATCCAATACAGCATCAAGTACAAAAGTATTATAGCAGTAAGCCAGTCTAATCCAGTTTGGCACGAGCATGAGTAGGTTATACGTGGCAGTGAAAATTTGCGACAACATTACTCATAAGAAAATGTATCACCTATTTTGTAACCAACAAGAAAGCCGAGCAAGAAAGGGGTTAGGATTATGCCCAAAATTAATTGCAAAAGATAACAGCTAGGAAGTCAGTCCTGAATATTTTTGATCATAACCTCAGTAAACCCATGAAAGGGTGGCCGATTCTCACATATCATACTCAGTCGTTTCTTCTGTTACTGTTAGCAGGAGGGTTTTGCTCTGTAAGCATCTTCAAAACTTTTACCAGTGCTCGCAATTGGTCCCATATGTTCAGGCCATAAAGTGCTTCAACAAGCAACTCCTGAAACTCAAAACCGTTCCCTGCGACGGGATACTACGGATTGGAGAGCAAGAAGATAATCAGTGTTGTTTCTTTCCCACACTATAGTAAacgtacacacacacacatatatatatatatatagagagagagagagagagagagagagagaagtcaTGATAAAAGTTTTCAAGGATAACCTGGATAGGCTTAGGGATCTTTGTTTTAATGAAAGGCCACCATCTGTCCTCAACAACTGATTTTACAAGACAGCAAGCTCGTAACCCTTCAACACCAGCAAATCGTCCAAATCCGCTGTCTTTTACACCACCAAAAGGCAGGGACTGAAAATCAAGAGGCGACTTCTATTCAGTGGGATTAACTACAATAATACAGGGTTGACTAAAATTTTATCCTCAGATGGTTTGACACAGGGAAGTGtggccaaaaaaagaaaaagaaaaatagtctaTGGGTAAAAATGACCAATTCTCCTAATTAAAACAGTTACATCAATAAAAACAGTGTTTGCCTTTTCCTTCCCTAATGAAGGATGCAGATATACACAATTCGTGGTACATTTGCTGATACATACGGCAACAAGATTCTTTTATGTTCCTGTATGCTTATCCTTGATAGCAATAGATTCTTCAAAACAAACATCATCtacattaattttaatcaatgaATCATATAATCTATCTACTAAGTCccagcattaaatttgaaagatAGTAAGATCAAATTTTCATCTATTCTCTCAGGAAACAAATTGTAATATTACCTGACACATGTAATTCGATGCAAAATCATTAATTGCAGCAACTCCACAATGTATCTGTGAAGCTATCACTTTGGCACGGTGTTGACTGCCAGAAAAAACAGCACAGCCCAGCCCATACTTTGAGTCATTTGCAAGCTTCACAACCTCTTCATCTGTGCTAAATTTCATTATTGGCATGATTGGTCCAAATGCCTGCATAAAAATTAGCAAACTATCGTTCAAGTAACTAGTAAAAGATAAGGTATACCTTACATCCATTTgcatttaaattctttttaatgcCTTACAAAAAGCACAATTGTACATCAAGAATGGCATCAATGCAGAGAACAAAAACCATCATCATTGAAAGTGCGTCAATTAAAACCCTTATTTCATGATATCCTAAAAGTAATCCTCAACATCCATGACAATATGCACATTTTAGATGCAATGACCAAAGACTCATGCAAATGCTGCAGAACAGAGCATAATGAGATTTGCTACCTCCTCTTGCATCAACTTCATTGTGTGGTTTACATTTACAATCACAGTAGGGGGGAAAAACTGATCAACTGCACCTTCACCTATATTACCGAAACTTCCACGTGTAAGAATTTCCGCTCCTTTTTCTAAGGCATCGTTTACAAGGCTTTCAAGCTTTTCAGAGTGCTCTTGTAAACATAGGGCTCCCATATCATACTTTCCAGCAAGGGGTGGACCCTGCAAAAGATAATCAACATAATTGGAAAATGAGTTTAACATTGGAATCCATTAGGTACTTAAGAACGTGAATACTTTTGGCTTAGCACACTtcaatcaaatagcattgccATGTAGCAAAGAAACTACCAAGAAAAGTAACAGTTTGAATAGAGGTTAGGTATATGAAAGGATTGCAGGTCCTGTCATTTCAAGGAATCACCTCAATGCCTCAACAAGGCCTTTGGCAGCTGGCTATGCCAGTCTAAAGAAGAGTTTAAGCAATGGATTTCACCCCAATAGTGATACTTCATTGTGTAACTGTTAAAAGCACTGACTGGACATTTAATGATCAGTCAATCCATTGATAGGTCAATACGCAATTTCACAAAGTCAAATATGCAATTTGAGGCCAACATAGCACTGAAATGTGAAATCAACAGATTTCCTTGCAATGCACAACCAAGAATGGTGAATTGTGTATCCTAGACTCCGAGGTGAGCGTGCAGAGGAAACACCAAAAGTAGACAAAGAAAAGGACACAACCAAGAATGGTGAATTGTGTATCCTAGACTCCAAGGCGAACGTGCAGAGGAAACACCAGAAGTAGACAAAGAAAAGGACACGACACGTGTATTAGGGTCCAAATTTAGATATTTCAATAGTTTTATAATTACAGTCAGGGACTTAGAGACAAGACTTTGGAGTGCCAGGTAGAAATCAAATTACCACCAAGTGCATGCAACTAGTAACTACTTGGAACTCAAAGCCATATAATTATGAAAAAAGAATTGCTAGAAAACCAAAAGAATAATTTGCATATATAGCATGCCAGATAAATATACTTACAGCTGTAACAGATTTTACAATTTTGGCCACTGCATTAACAAATGAAGAATAAATCTCCCGATGAACATAAAATCTCTCAGCACCAGCGCAGTTTTGCCCACTTGATTGAAGAGCAGCCCTAACAGCAATGTGTGCAACCTACATTGAATTGATCATCTCACGTCAGAAAAAGTGGAAATCAAttccaattctctctctctgagaagTTCAATTCCCACTTAAGAATATCATAGACCAACTGGAGACCAGAGAGTCAACAAGAATGTCCAAGTCCGCTAGACAATAAAGGTAAGAAGGAATCATACATGATCCACATCTACATCTTCACACACAATAAATGCATCTTTTCCTCCAAGCTCAAGCGTAACTGGAATAAGTGTGTCAGCGGCATTTCTCATTATCTGCAGAAACAGGAAGCACACCGACCTAAAAGCAATACAAAAACTAAATTGGGTGTAGCGACTTCTTTGTTATATCAGCAGACAGAAGAAGACAAATATGCTAACTTTTTAAGGGAATACTATTCTATAAAGGAAGGAAGAACATACAAAAGGGTGGAAGGTATTTATGTACATCCCCTACAAAGTCATCTAAATATGAGGCTCTCTTGTAGGTAAGAAAGAAAATCACAATAATCAAATTAAAGACATCttagtttgaagaaaaaaaaatgataataacaatATATAACTAATACTCATTGGAATTTGCGTTGATAAATGTCTACTCATATTTAAGCCATCAAGAGTAATTGCTAGTGAAATAATGATCAAACAATATGAAAGTGACAATCTGCTTCACTCattggaaaacaaaatcaagtaCATTAATTGTCGAGAGAAAGATCATACCATCTTACCCACACCTGGCGATCCAACAAATATAACTTTGTCAACAGAAGACACAAGTGCTTCTCCTGTCTCGGCAAACCTTCGGAGAAAAAGTATGATTGATTCTACctaaaaaaatcatgacaatggagagaaaaaaaagaccTCAAAAATAGCATACCCTGTTATAACTTCAACCAAATTTTCAGGAGCACCGACTGCAGCAAGGGCTGAttgaataatttgaaaatagaaaCATCCAGACCAACTTGCGTGTTCTGAGACCTAAAATTACAAGCATATGATTTTCTGTCAATATTGAAAATTAAACTTCAGTAAAATCTCTCATCCAAAAGATATTATGTTTGAAGTAAACTCCTCAATCTTTAAGTCAGTTTGTCACATAATATATCCTAGTACCCCATAATATCATAAGAGCAGCTCACAGGTACATATAACAATGGGCAAACttaaatgcaaaaataaaaataaaaataaaaaaaggaaagaaaagaagaagaagagagccATAGAAAATCGGTGTAGCAGTGTCAAGTTGTGAAAGTACAAGGCATCCAAAAGTGACAGAGAATAAATGTTTGGCAGTTGGACATAAGATACCTTAATCACAATGCTATTTCCTGAAAACACTGCTGCTAGCATTGGATTAAAAATATTGTGGAAAGGATAGTTCCACGAAACAATGGCACCAATAACACCAAGGGGGTGAAATTCCACTTTGGATTTCTTGTGAATCATTGATCTTCCAGAAGATCTACAAACACAGTGACGAattacataattaaaaatatatatatatatatatatatatatatatatatatatatatatatat contains the following coding sequences:
- the LOC133879857 gene encoding aldehyde dehydrogenase 22A1, with the protein product MAFWWPLLVLALAYVICRFLFKLIPPNVPSIDVDASDVLEDANQTQENYIYIPPRGRTQQADRKVQCYEPANMKYLGFYPALTPAEVKERVVQARNAQKIWAKSSFKQRRQFLRILLNYIIKHQQLICEVSSRDTGKTMVDASLGEIMTTCEKITWLLSEGERWLKPEYRSSGRSMIHKKSKVEFHPLGVIGAIVSWNYPFHNIFNPMLAAVFSGNSIVIKVSEHASWSGCFYFQIIQSALAAVGAPENLVEVITGFAETGEALVSSVDKVIFVGSPGVGKMIMRNAADTLIPVTLELGGKDAFIVCEDVDVDHVAHIAVRAALQSSGQNCAGAERFYVHREIYSSFVNAVAKIVKSVTAGPPLAGKYDMGALCLQEHSEKLESLVNDALEKGAEILTRGSFGNIGEGAVDQFFPPTVIVNVNHTMKLMQEEAFGPIMPIMKFSTDEEVVKLANDSKYGLGCAVFSGSQHRAKVIASQIHCGVAAINDFASNYMCQSLPFGGVKDSGFGRFAGVEGLRACCLVKSVVEDRWWPFIKTKIPKPIQYPVAGNGFEFQELLVEALYGLNIWDQLRALVKVLKMLTEQNPPANSNRRND